In Dehalogenimonas etheniformans, one genomic interval encodes:
- the amrS gene encoding AmmeMemoRadiSam system radical SAM enzyme, protein MYPALLWEKLAEKRVKCRTCQWYCEINEGKLGVCRMYRNQGGELYNLNYAKVSSVAVDPIEKKPLYHFYPGTDVFSLGSWGCNFHCKGCQNWEIACPETDEGLHQSREILPAQAIAMAQNSGSAGIAWTYNEPSVWLEYTLECAKLAKQKGLYTVYVTNGYASIEHLDTIGPYLDAWRVDIKGFNDETYKKIGKVPHFEGILSTAERAKSKWGMHVEVVTNVTPGVNDDDAQIMGIADWIARRLGKDTPWHITRFHPHRLMRDYPATPIETLEHAYEHGKAAGLDFVYLGNVPGNEHNDTICPYCSNRAVIRTGFSSRVVGLDGSKCANCGTDLNFRV, encoded by the coding sequence ATGTACCCAGCCTTGCTTTGGGAAAAACTAGCGGAAAAAAGGGTTAAATGCCGAACCTGCCAATGGTACTGCGAAATCAATGAAGGCAAACTTGGAGTCTGCCGGATGTACCGGAACCAGGGTGGGGAACTTTACAACCTCAATTACGCAAAAGTGTCGTCGGTGGCTGTAGATCCAATTGAGAAGAAACCACTTTATCATTTCTATCCGGGGACCGATGTGTTTTCACTGGGATCCTGGGGCTGTAATTTCCATTGTAAAGGGTGCCAGAATTGGGAGATCGCTTGTCCGGAAACTGACGAGGGCTTGCACCAATCCCGAGAGATCCTGCCTGCGCAGGCCATAGCGATGGCCCAAAACTCGGGTAGTGCCGGGATCGCCTGGACCTATAATGAGCCTTCAGTCTGGCTCGAATACACACTTGAATGCGCCAAACTGGCAAAGCAAAAGGGTCTCTACACCGTTTACGTCACCAACGGTTACGCTTCGATAGAACATCTGGATACCATCGGTCCGTACCTCGATGCCTGGAGAGTGGACATCAAAGGATTCAACGATGAAACGTACAAAAAGATCGGCAAGGTGCCGCATTTCGAGGGCATACTCTCCACCGCCGAACGGGCAAAATCGAAATGGGGAATGCACGTGGAGGTGGTGACAAACGTCACCCCTGGGGTCAACGATGACGATGCTCAAATCATGGGCATCGCAGACTGGATTGCCCGCAGGCTAGGCAAAGATACCCCGTGGCATATCACCCGTTTTCATCCTCACCGGCTGATGCGGGATTACCCGGCAACGCCGATCGAAACACTCGAACACGCCTACGAACATGGCAAGGCGGCAGGATTGGACTTCGTGTACCTGGGCAACGTGCCCGGCAACGAGCACAATGATACCATATGCCCTTACTGCAGCAACCGGGCTGTTATAAGAACCGGTTTTTCTTCACGCGTCGTCGGCCTGGACGGATCAAAATGCGCCAACTGTGGAACCGATCTGAATTTCAGAGTTTAA
- a CDS encoding complex I NDUFA9 subunit family protein: MILITGASGFVASHLIPQLRKTGEPLRCLVANETEGARINAPGAELAFGNVTDPGALQTACKGVDTVIHLVAVIREPRNATFEQINVAGTRNMVEAARDCGVKRFIHMGALGATPDPGYKYLNSKWLGMEEVKNSGLDFSILQPSVMFGEGAGFVASLVRSVHLAPFIVPIAGDGKSRLQPIWVGDVVSCVMKLVNGEKSGRSIEIGGPEIMTYEKVIDEVLKALGEKRTKVHVPRWLMRPGVAVMDALLRNPPITIVEFKSMEIPNITAPDSVEKEFGFKPMPLREGLGYLKLKR, from the coding sequence ATGATCCTTATAACCGGAGCCAGCGGCTTTGTGGCCAGTCACTTGATCCCACAACTCAGGAAAACCGGGGAGCCTTTACGTTGCCTTGTTGCCAACGAGACAGAAGGGGCAAGAATAAATGCTCCTGGAGCCGAGCTTGCCTTCGGGAATGTCACTGATCCCGGCGCTTTACAAACGGCCTGTAAAGGTGTTGATACCGTGATCCATCTCGTGGCGGTCATCCGGGAACCTCGGAATGCTACTTTCGAACAGATCAACGTCGCCGGCACCCGCAACATGGTAGAGGCGGCCAGGGATTGCGGTGTCAAACGCTTCATTCACATGGGAGCACTTGGTGCCACTCCGGACCCAGGATACAAGTACCTTAATTCCAAATGGCTTGGCATGGAAGAGGTTAAAAACAGCGGGCTGGATTTCTCGATCCTCCAGCCGTCTGTGATGTTCGGCGAGGGCGCCGGTTTCGTGGCCTCACTGGTGAGGTCCGTTCACCTCGCGCCTTTTATCGTCCCGATAGCGGGGGACGGGAAAAGCCGATTGCAGCCAATCTGGGTCGGCGATGTGGTTAGTTGCGTTATGAAGCTGGTGAATGGTGAAAAAAGCGGTAGGAGCATCGAAATCGGCGGTCCTGAGATCATGACCTACGAGAAGGTGATAGATGAAGTCCTGAAAGCGCTTGGTGAGAAGCGGACGAAGGTCCACGTCCCTCGATGGCTGATGCGGCCGGGCGTAGCTGTCATGGATGCCCTGTTGAGGAACCCGCCGATAACCATAGTCGAATTCAAATCAATGGAGATCCCCAACATCACCGCCCCTGATTCGGTTGAGAAAGAGTTCGGGTTTAAACCCATGCCCTTGAGAGAAGGCTTGGGTTACCTTAAACTCAAACGTTGA
- the coaE gene encoding dephospho-CoA kinase (Dephospho-CoA kinase (CoaE) performs the final step in coenzyme A biosynthesis.) — protein MIVIGLTGGIGSGKSTVGAMLKELGAAFIDADKVGHRLLREDHDIKWAIVSAFGERILDENDTIDRKKLAGIVFCDPSALSRLNAITHPAISQAVSEEVAEFRSQKFRAVVVEAALLVEAGWAEQADVIWLTVAPPAVILRRLVEKMGYSEADARARIACQVSNDERKRHATAVIDTNTSIEELRARVKTLWQELNV, from the coding sequence ATGATTGTTATCGGTCTCACCGGCGGTATCGGCAGCGGGAAGAGTACGGTCGGTGCGATGCTGAAAGAGCTCGGCGCGGCGTTTATCGACGCCGATAAAGTCGGCCACCGGTTGCTCCGGGAAGACCACGATATTAAATGGGCAATCGTCTCCGCGTTCGGTGAACGAATCCTAGATGAAAACGATACAATCGACCGGAAAAAATTAGCGGGGATAGTTTTTTGTGACCCGTCGGCCCTTTCCCGGCTCAATGCCATCACCCATCCCGCCATCAGCCAGGCGGTTTCAGAGGAAGTAGCCGAATTCAGGTCTCAAAAATTCAGAGCGGTTGTGGTCGAGGCGGCGCTGCTGGTGGAGGCCGGTTGGGCAGAGCAAGCCGATGTAATTTGGCTCACCGTTGCTCCCCCGGCTGTTATCCTTCGCAGACTAGTTGAGAAAATGGGTTATTCCGAAGCTGACGCACGTGCCCGGATCGCCTGCCAGGTGTCAAACGACGAACGGAAGCGTCACGCCACGGCGGTGATCGATACCAATACTTCAATCGAAGAATTGAGAGCCAGGGTCAAGACCTTGTGGCAAGAACTCAACGTTTGA
- a CDS encoding CPBP family intramembrane glutamic endopeptidase, with product MDRTSAPSPAMVRFWGFWPTLGFSAIVGVVNGIAGLLAVLAVVDFNLISNPNFNWTEYVFNSIGTQFNAVIVTSVIVSDAVSLAVIGGLVLARHGASIKEYLALNPIPVKTVVKLVFLTLGLVAVSIFIDSFRNLPNNPQPGPIYEGVWPVFAWFAVVLVAPLFEEVMFRGFMFQGFLRTRLGPALAIILPAIWWGLLHAQYGVFDRGVIIVLGIVLATVRLKTGSLYAPLAMHATWNLISMIRLSFLT from the coding sequence ATGGACCGAACTTCGGCCCCGTCACCCGCAATGGTTCGCTTCTGGGGATTTTGGCCGACTCTAGGTTTCAGCGCCATAGTCGGGGTGGTTAACGGGATCGCAGGGCTCCTGGCTGTCCTGGCGGTCGTTGATTTCAACCTTATCTCAAACCCGAATTTCAATTGGACCGAATATGTTTTCAACAGTATCGGTACGCAGTTCAACGCGGTTATTGTGACCTCCGTTATCGTTTCGGACGCGGTGTCGCTCGCCGTGATCGGAGGGTTGGTTCTTGCGAGGCACGGCGCGAGCATAAAGGAATACTTGGCATTAAACCCGATTCCTGTAAAAACCGTCGTCAAACTTGTTTTCTTGACGCTGGGTTTGGTTGCCGTCAGTATTTTTATCGATTCTTTTCGCAATTTGCCGAATAACCCGCAACCCGGTCCGATCTATGAGGGCGTTTGGCCGGTATTTGCCTGGTTTGCGGTGGTACTCGTGGCACCGTTATTTGAAGAGGTCATGTTCCGCGGTTTTATGTTCCAGGGTTTTTTACGTACACGTTTGGGGCCCGCCCTGGCCATAATCCTGCCGGCAATCTGGTGGGGGCTATTGCACGCGCAGTATGGGGTGTTTGATCGTGGAGTAATAATCGTGTTGGGCATCGTCCTGGCTACCGTCCGGCTTAAGACCGGTTCTTTATATGCCCCGTTGGCAATGCATGCGACATGGAACCTTATTTCGATGATACGGTTGAGTTTTTTGACCTAG
- a CDS encoding DUF4064 domain-containing protein: MGNKSQPAGILTIITGGVGVLGSLALLAFIPLIHTAMTDPDLQTNTNLTPAEIKAAADFVTGVFSFLAVMGILLAIFVIIAGVYALKRRAWGLGLAGSIVGLFLFPLTAIPALVFMALAKSEFEPRAVTNLTAQEKQITQTTSPEPPGNVPPPSPQSPQA; the protein is encoded by the coding sequence ATGGGAAACAAATCGCAACCCGCAGGAATATTGACCATTATAACCGGGGGTGTTGGGGTGTTGGGTTCGTTGGCATTATTGGCTTTTATCCCCTTGATACATACGGCGATGACGGACCCGGACTTGCAAACAAATACCAATCTTACACCGGCCGAAATCAAAGCGGCGGCCGATTTTGTGACCGGGGTGTTCTCATTCTTGGCCGTCATGGGAATATTGCTGGCCATATTTGTTATCATCGCCGGAGTATACGCCTTGAAACGCCGGGCATGGGGCTTGGGCTTGGCGGGTTCGATTGTCGGTTTGTTCCTCTTCCCCTTGACCGCCATACCGGCGCTCGTTTTCATGGCTTTGGCGAAATCGGAGTTCGAACCAAGGGCGGTAACGAACCTTACAGCGCAGGAAAAGCAGATTACTCAAACGACCTCACCCGAACCACCCGGGAACGTTCCCCCTCCGTCGCCGCAAAGCCCACAGGCTTGA
- the rpsB gene encoding 30S ribosomal protein S2, with translation MPTTTTIKELLESGAHFGHQTSRWHPKMKKYIFTKRNDIHIIDLEKTVVMLDKALEFIDKVVSEGGKILVVGTKKQAQEIVAEEAKRGGLYYINQRWIGGILTNFAAIQNRIDYLVRLEDQQTRGELARLPKKEQQTLTDEMARLNKMMGGFKEMTALPDVIFIVDPTKEKIALAEAQRMGIPIVAMVDTNCSPEGIDYPIPSNDDAMRAIKLVVGKVADVAIAAREGLSKVEVEQVTAAPAEAELAEKQAADAEMDV, from the coding sequence TTGCCGACCACAACCACAATTAAGGAATTACTGGAGTCCGGGGCGCATTTCGGTCATCAGACCAGCCGATGGCACCCCAAGATGAAGAAATACATCTTCACCAAGCGCAATGATATTCATATCATCGATCTCGAAAAGACCGTCGTGATGCTGGACAAGGCGCTTGAGTTCATTGATAAAGTCGTTTCCGAGGGCGGCAAAATCCTTGTCGTCGGCACCAAAAAGCAGGCTCAGGAAATCGTCGCCGAAGAGGCTAAACGGGGCGGCTTGTACTATATCAATCAGCGATGGATCGGCGGTATCCTGACCAACTTCGCTGCCATCCAGAACCGGATTGATTACCTGGTCAGGCTTGAAGATCAGCAAACCCGCGGCGAGTTGGCCCGTCTACCCAAAAAGGAGCAGCAGACTCTTACCGATGAAATGGCTCGCCTGAACAAGATGATGGGTGGTTTCAAGGAAATGACTGCCCTGCCGGACGTCATTTTCATTGTTGACCCGACCAAAGAAAAGATCGCATTGGCCGAAGCCCAGCGTATGGGCATCCCGATCGTGGCCATGGTCGACACCAACTGCAGTCCCGAAGGCATCGATTACCCGATCCCCTCGAATGATGATGCCATGCGTGCCATCAAGCTCGTCGTCGGTAAGGTTGCCGACGTCGCCATCGCCGCGCGGGAAGGCCTTTCCAAGGTCGAGGTTGAGCAGGTAACCGCCGCTCCAGCGGAAGCCGAGCTGGCTGAGAAACAGGCCGCTGACGCCGAAATGGACGTCTAA
- a CDS encoding translation elongation factor Ts, with translation MQISAEQVKELREKCGAGVMECRNALVESQGDVDKAFEALQAKGYLKAAKKAERVTGQGLVEGYVHTGGRVGSLIELNCETDFVARTDEFKKLAHDVAMQVAAMCPIYVNEADRPEGCEVEANSACLMLQPFIKDPSKTIKDLITEGIARTGENIRLKRFVRFELGG, from the coding sequence TTGCAGATATCAGCTGAACAAGTCAAAGAACTGCGCGAAAAATGCGGCGCAGGCGTCATGGAATGCCGCAATGCCCTGGTTGAATCCCAGGGTGATGTAGACAAGGCATTCGAGGCGCTTCAGGCTAAGGGCTATTTGAAAGCCGCCAAAAAAGCAGAGAGAGTTACCGGCCAGGGGTTGGTCGAAGGTTACGTTCACACTGGCGGACGCGTGGGGTCGTTAATCGAACTCAACTGTGAAACCGACTTTGTGGCGCGGACTGATGAGTTCAAGAAGCTGGCTCATGATGTTGCCATGCAAGTCGCGGCGATGTGCCCGATCTACGTCAACGAAGCCGATCGGCCCGAGGGTTGCGAGGTTGAAGCTAACAGCGCATGCCTGATGCTGCAACCCTTCATCAAGGACCCATCTAAAACCATAAAAGATTTGATCACCGAGGGCATCGCCCGCACCGGTGAAAACATCCGCCTGAAGAGGTTTGTCCGGTTCGAATTGGGGGGTTAA
- the pyrH gene encoding UMP kinase: MTDLKYRRVLLKLSGEAFAGDGNSVIDIPIVRGIARQIKTLTQTGVQVAIVVGAGNIWRGATVARHGIDRVTADYAGMLATVINALALQDSLEKEGVTTRTQSAITVQQVAEPFIYRRAIRHMEKSRVVIFAGGTGNPYMTTDTAAALRAIEIEAQVLLMAKNRVDGVYSADPLKHKDAVKFDRLSHIEALSKRLAVMDSTALSLCLENKLPIIVFDMTTPGNLERAVAGEAVGTLISSEGVTQ, translated from the coding sequence TTGACCGACCTTAAATACCGTCGGGTTCTCCTCAAGCTCTCAGGCGAGGCTTTTGCCGGCGACGGCAACAGTGTCATCGATATCCCCATCGTCCGCGGCATCGCTCGCCAGATCAAAACTCTAACCCAGACAGGCGTCCAGGTGGCGATAGTAGTTGGCGCCGGGAACATCTGGCGGGGAGCTACCGTTGCCCGGCATGGTATCGATAGGGTGACTGCCGACTATGCCGGTATGCTCGCTACTGTCATCAACGCTCTGGCGCTTCAAGACAGTCTGGAGAAAGAGGGTGTTACAACCCGCACCCAGTCGGCCATCACGGTCCAGCAGGTCGCCGAACCATTCATTTACCGCCGCGCTATCCGTCACATGGAAAAAAGCCGCGTCGTAATTTTTGCCGGGGGTACCGGCAATCCCTACATGACCACGGATACGGCTGCCGCCCTCCGTGCAATTGAGATTGAGGCGCAGGTTCTGCTGATGGCCAAAAACAGGGTCGACGGCGTATATTCCGCCGATCCATTGAAACATAAAGATGCGGTGAAATTCGATCGTCTCTCCCACATCGAAGCTCTGTCCAAGAGGCTGGCGGTGATGGACTCCACAGCGCTGTCTTTATGTCTTGAGAATAAGCTCCCCATCATTGTCTTCGATATGACTACTCCCGGCAACCTCGAACGGGCCGTCGCCGGAGAAGCCGTCGGTACGCTAATTTCAAGCGAAGGGGTAACCCAATGA
- the frr gene encoding ribosome recycling factor: protein MTVSEIMQQIERKMSTSIDVLHRELGAIRTGRASAAIIEHVRVDYAGTPTPIHHLANVSVPDARQILIQPWDRSMVSQVEKALMKSDLGLTPSSDGQVIRLVIPPLSQERRLELTKMVHKRVEEDKVAIRNLRRDALEQIKKLEKDKELSQDESKRSQDQLQKVTDAYTAKAEKLGKDKELELLSG from the coding sequence ATGACCGTAAGTGAAATCATGCAGCAGATCGAAAGAAAAATGTCCACCTCGATAGATGTATTACATCGTGAGTTAGGAGCCATCCGCACTGGGCGCGCCTCAGCCGCGATAATCGAGCACGTCAGGGTGGACTATGCCGGAACACCGACACCGATCCATCACCTGGCAAATGTCTCGGTACCTGATGCCCGTCAGATATTGATCCAACCATGGGACCGGTCCATGGTGAGCCAGGTCGAAAAAGCCTTGATGAAGTCCGACCTGGGTCTGACTCCTTCCAGCGACGGGCAGGTCATCCGCCTCGTCATTCCTCCCTTGTCGCAGGAACGCAGGCTCGAACTTACCAAAATGGTCCACAAGCGCGTCGAGGAAGATAAAGTGGCCATCCGCAACCTGCGCCGGGATGCCCTCGAGCAGATCAAGAAGCTTGAAAAGGACAAAGAACTGTCGCAGGACGAAAGCAAGCGCTCCCAGGACCAACTTCAAAAAGTGACCGATGCTTACACCGCCAAGGCGGAAAAATTGGGCAAAGACAAGGAGTTGGAACTCCTTAGCGGGTGA
- a CDS encoding CDGSH iron-sulfur domain-containing protein: MIGAGERPLAATASSAVLLRVSLNPDSIGMKNPGADLPVNASFQAKPGFFPFASFEGQNDNEVDAGEETAIIAQRFDRVVKRFVSFLMEYFTTKYRRLDPEPCYNVFFKRMDNVIAGQGSDEKEYRIKITRNGPYIVTGGVPLSEQIICQDSEGHSHGWREGKVFDVPNTYTLCRCGKSKNKPFCDGSHFRSDFDGTETANRATFSAQSVEVVGPGLTLSEVPVLCAEARFCQRAGDTWSLVKRSDDQECRRIAIEEAGECPSGRIVLKDKNGNIIEPELPPSIGLVEDEPAGFSGPIWVRGGIPTESADGFEYEQRNRVTLCRCGHSKNKPFCDGSHLEIKFKSSE; this comes from the coding sequence GTGATAGGGGCTGGCGAGCGGCCGCTCGCCGCTACCGCGTCATCTGCAGTCCTCCTCCGGGTCTCTCTGAATCCCGATTCAATCGGGATGAAGAATCCTGGTGCAGATCTCCCAGTGAATGCATCATTTCAGGCAAAACCGGGATTCTTCCCCTTCGCTTCGTTCGAGGGTCAGAATGACAATGAAGTTGATGCGGGCGAAGAGACTGCTATTATAGCACAGAGGTTCGATAGGGTTGTCAAGCGTTTCGTGTCGTTTTTGATGGAATATTTTACGACAAAATACCGAAGACTGGATCCAGAGCCGTGTTATAATGTGTTTTTTAAAAGGATGGATAACGTGATTGCCGGACAAGGATCGGACGAAAAAGAATATAGAATCAAGATAACCCGCAACGGACCTTATATCGTAACGGGTGGGGTGCCGCTGTCCGAACAGATAATATGCCAGGATTCGGAGGGCCATAGCCACGGATGGCGCGAGGGAAAGGTATTCGATGTCCCCAACACATACACCCTGTGCCGGTGCGGCAAGTCAAAGAATAAGCCTTTCTGCGATGGTTCTCACTTCCGCTCGGATTTCGACGGTACCGAAACCGCCAACCGCGCGACTTTTTCCGCGCAATCAGTCGAGGTCGTAGGTCCGGGGTTGACTTTATCTGAAGTGCCGGTTCTATGCGCCGAGGCGCGTTTCTGCCAGAGGGCTGGAGATACCTGGTCCCTGGTAAAAAGGTCAGACGACCAGGAATGCCGGAGGATCGCCATCGAAGAAGCAGGAGAGTGTCCTTCAGGCAGGATCGTTTTGAAAGATAAGAACGGCAATATCATTGAACCCGAATTGCCGCCGTCGATCGGCCTTGTCGAGGACGAGCCCGCAGGATTTTCCGGCCCTATCTGGGTGCGAGGCGGCATTCCGACCGAATCTGCAGACGGTTTTGAATATGAACAACGCAACAGGGTGACCCTATGCCGCTGCGGCCATTCCAAAAATAAACCTTTTTGCGATGGAAGCCATCTCGAGATAAAGTTCAAATCAAGCGAATAA
- the pdxS gene encoding pyridoxal 5'-phosphate synthase lyase subunit PdxS encodes MEQEVIVGTFKVKSGLAQMLKGGVIMDVTTPDQARIAEDAGACAVMALERVPSDIRAEGGVARMADPTVIKAIMKAVTIPVMAKCRIGHFVEARVLEAMGVDFIDESEVLTPADEAFHVWKQDFKVPFVCGCRDLGEALRRIGEGAAMIRTKGEAGTGNVVEAVRHMRAVQDGIRRVVAAPVEELMAIAKELNAPFEQVLALHNTGKLPVVNFAAGGIATPADAALMMQLGAEGVFVGSGIFKSSDPARRAHAIVKATTHYQDPVVIAEVSEALGEAMPGIEIGQLSPDKLLAKRGW; translated from the coding sequence ATGGAACAGGAAGTCATCGTAGGAACGTTTAAAGTCAAAAGCGGCCTGGCCCAGATGCTCAAGGGTGGAGTGATCATGGACGTCACAACGCCCGACCAAGCTAGGATCGCCGAGGACGCCGGCGCTTGCGCTGTCATGGCTCTGGAACGCGTACCGTCCGATATCCGCGCCGAAGGTGGGGTAGCCCGCATGGCCGATCCTACGGTCATCAAAGCTATAATGAAGGCGGTCACTATTCCGGTCATGGCGAAGTGTCGCATCGGACATTTTGTGGAAGCCAGGGTCCTGGAAGCTATGGGCGTGGACTTCATAGACGAGTCGGAGGTATTGACCCCGGCTGATGAAGCCTTCCACGTTTGGAAGCAGGACTTTAAAGTGCCATTTGTCTGCGGCTGCCGTGATCTAGGGGAAGCGTTAAGACGCATTGGTGAAGGTGCCGCCATGATCCGGACCAAGGGTGAGGCTGGGACCGGGAACGTCGTGGAAGCGGTGCGTCACATGCGCGCCGTTCAGGACGGCATCCGTCGCGTTGTCGCAGCTCCCGTAGAAGAGCTTATGGCTATCGCCAAGGAACTGAACGCCCCGTTCGAACAGGTTCTTGCTTTGCACAACACCGGCAAATTACCCGTGGTGAACTTTGCCGCTGGCGGTATCGCTACTCCGGCTGACGCTGCGCTCATGATGCAACTCGGCGCAGAAGGCGTGTTTGTCGGTTCCGGCATCTTCAAGAGTTCCGACCCGGCCCGCCGCGCGCATGCCATCGTCAAAGCTACTACTCACTACCAGGACCCGGTGGTAATCGCCGAAGTCTCGGAAGCCTTGGGAGAAGCCATGCCCGGCATCGAGATCGGTCAGCTTTCCCCTGATAAACTTCTGGCCAAAAGGGGCTGGTAA